TGGTTCGTACGCACGATACTTCGCCATCGACAGCATCCCGCCCAGCGGTGTCTCCCAGAACGACCGCGGCACTGTGTAGTCCTCGGCCATCGGTGGCCAGAACAGCAACTGCAAGACGCTATCAATCGCTTCAAGCACACGATCTTTTGGCTCGCGAACCTCGCCGCGGGCAAGCTGCGCGAGGCGAAGGAGATCCTGTCCCAGAGGACCACTTCGCAAAGTCGCCATGTTGAGCGGGCGCTCAGCATCGGGGAAAAGCTGGCTCACCAAGCGATGATGGTGGCTGTAGACAATCCGGAGCGCATCATCGATCACTCCTTGATAGTCAGTACGTTCGCCCTCCACGCCTGCTCCTTTCGCGCGGCGTACCGTGTATGTCCTCCCTGTACGTACCCATTGTATCTGCATTCCTGTAATCTCGTCAATCAGGTTACAGGGCAAAATTCATCGTTTGTACGCGGAAAGACCCAGTCAGATTGAATTATGCGCAAACATCGATAGATATCTGTCGTGCGCTTCTTGAGAAGCCTGTTATAGTAGTTCTTCTGACCGGGGCATCGATGTCTCTTTCGAGGAGTCGCGCGTGCGTGTCATCTGGCGTATCCTGCTGTATTTGAAACCCTATCGCGGACGACTCGTTTTCGCGTACCTGGCGCTGTTTATCGGAACAGGTGCCCAACTGCTGGTGCCGCGCCTCGTGCAGCGCGTCATCGACGAGGGCATCGTGAAAAGCGATCAGTCAGCCATCCTCACCGGCGCTGGCATGATCATCGGCGTCGTTGCGATTCAGGCGGTCTTCACCTATGTCCGCTCGTATCTCTTTCAGGCAATGGCCGAGACTGTCTCGACAGACATACGCCATCAGCTCTACGGGCATCTATTGAAGCTGCCG
This sequence is a window from Thermomicrobiales bacterium. Protein-coding genes within it:
- a CDS encoding excisionase family DNA-binding protein, giving the protein MEGERTDYQGVIDDALRIVYSHHHRLVSQLFPDAERPLNMATLRSGPLGQDLLRLAQLARGEVREPKDRVLEAIDSVLQLLFWPPMAEDYTVPRSFWETPLGGMLSMAKYRAYEPSELVSIGAAAQRLGVTRPTIYRWMDERHLGYVRDEMSGRTFVVQRDVESLLHDAGGLQQG